DNA sequence from the Methanocellales archaeon genome:
TTCGTGTACGGCGTTACAGGGTGCTCGCGGGTGAAAATCGAACCGAGACTGTTTATAGGGAGTATGGTTGTATATACGCATTGGATCTTCAGCGCGTGTACTTCAGCCCCCGTCTTGCCACAGAACGCGCCAGGGTCGCTGCTCTGGTTGGACCAAAAGAAACTGTCATAGACATGTTTGCAGGTGTTGGCCCCTTCTCCGTTTTAATCGCCAAGCGCGCCAAGCACGTAGTTTCGATCGACAAGAATCCAGATGCCATCCTGTTTCTGAGCAAGAACGTGGCTCTTAATTCTATAACTAACATTAGGGTCATCAGAGATGATGTGCATGAAGTCTCCTCTCACCTAAAAGGTCAAGGGGATAGGATCATCATGAACCTGCCCCATAATGCACGAGAGTACCTAGATGATGCGCTGGTCATGGCAAAACCCACGGCTACGGTCCATTATTATGATATCCAACCAGAGAATTCATTTGAGGAAGCCCTTGAAACGATCAGGGAAGCTACAACACGTAACGGTCGCAAGATCAACGTATTGGGCATAAAAAAGGTAAGGTCCTATGCCCCTAAAAGTTATAATATCTGCGTTGATTTTCAGGTGATGCAGGATCAAAATTCTTAAGTTGACGGGATACTTATCTTACAACCCAGCCGTCGTGGCTTAGTGGTAGAGCGGCCGCCTCGTAAGCGGCAGGTCGAGGGTTCAATCCCCTCCGACGGCTTATGCAAACAGATTCAAACATCGAAAGAGACCGAGCCCTCACCGATAGAATCAGAGAACGGCTTTTGCGTTTCAAAACCACTAATGAAAATGAGCCAAGACTAAAGAAGACATTCTGAACATGCTTGACGAATTAGATAGTAGGATTCACACGAACACGACGAAACAGACCCTAATGCGCCCTCTCACCTCGGTTTGGGATCAAGCGTCGTAGTGCCTATCGAAAATGGCTCTCTATCGCTGGGGACGTGGCAGGGCATCTTTTTGGTAGGAATTGGACGGTCCGAGAAAAAGGACCGTTAATATCAATATATGCAGTCAGAATTATGGGGGAAGGCTAACGTTCAAATAAAGAAAAATATTCAAATAAGTAAAGAATCATCTATATAAACAAGCGGGGGTCGCCAAGTCTGGTCAAACGAACTTTTGGCTGAGCTTGACCAAAAGTGGGACCATAGGCGGTAGGCTCAAGATCTACTCTCATAGGAGTTCGCGGGTTCAAATCCCTCCCCCCGCATCAAACTTGAGCGTTATAAGAGCAATGCCAAGAGGATTCTAAGATATATGCCTATGCCGATTAAGACGCCATGCTTGACATGCCCACTTTTGAAATTTGATAAGAAATTGATTTTCAATTCCAAGGTTGTAGTTAATTTCCATCTTGAAAGTCTATTTCAGCTTATTTAGTCTCTGAAAGTGGTCAAGAATTCTCGGATCGCTTCTAGGGTCTATGCCTTCAAAAAAATTGGGAGTAGGGTAACCTTTTTTCAGCGTTATTGTATTGTCAGTTATAACAAAAGTTTCTATAACTGTTCCCCCATAGGACATAGATGAAATCGGAGTCCAGAAGGCTCCATTATAAATCTGTTGGTTACCTAATTTAATTACAAAAGGCTCCCCATAAGTTACATTTACAACTTTTAATGCCTGTATTTTCTTAACCCCTTCTTCAGTCAGTTTGATTTCGTGGCTATTCTTGTCATACCACACAATTTCCTCATCAGATATCACCAACTCATCATTCTTTAAAAGATAAATTCCAAAAGTTGAGCCTCTCAGTTGGCTAGTATAATAATAGAATATTCCCACAACTAAAACAACTGCAACTACTAGAAGGACTAATGCGGTTCTTTTTTGCACAATATATCTCTGTTGAATATAATCTTATATTTTTGCTCTTTTTGAAGCCATTTAGGTACAGAAATTTTAGATGAATGCAAGCTTTTGCTGGGATGCTTGACGAACTTATAAGGGCACAACTTTAAACAAAAATAGTGATAATTATGGTACTTTGTGCCCATATACTATACCAAAGAAATTTATACGGGCACTTCTTTTAATAAAATCCGATGACTTTATATATTCTTGTGCCCATACAACATGCATGGTCTATCTGGAGAAGATCGAGAGGGGAAGCAAGACCTACTACTATCTCACGAAGAATTTTAGAGTTAGTGGACAAGGGTGGAAGAAACTAAGGAAGTATGTGGGTGGCAACCCCCCCTCTAAAGAGCAGACCAAGAAAGCGATTGAAGAGATTGAGGCAGATGCACTGAAAAAAGGGCTCCTGAAACCCCTCTCTAAATACGCTTACCTGAGCGATGAGGAAGCAGAGAAATTGCAGGATTTAAAAGAAGTTTTTAACGAATGGCGCGGGAAACTAAGTGCTGTTGAGAAAAGGAAATACGAAGAAGACTTTGTCGTGAGGTTTACCTATAACTCGAATGCCATTGAAGGCAACCGTTTAAGCCTTCGTGAAACGAGCATGATTTTAACCGAGAACATGATCCCTGCCGGCGTTGCTCCCAATGATTACAATGAGGCGGTCAACTCAAAACACTGCTATGAATTTATGAAAAGGTATGCTGGTGAATTCAATCAGAAGTTTTTGCTGAAGATTCATGAGCTGCTTACGAGGAACACTGACTGCGAAATTGTAGGCAGTTACAGAGATTATGAGGTCAGGATTTCAGGTTCTGAATGGATCCCTCCCACCCACAAAAAGGTCAGAGAAGAAATGAGGAAAGTTTTCCAGTGGTATTATTCCGCCAGGAAGAAACTGCACCCTGTTGAATTAGGCTCGATCCTGCACAACAAACTGGTAAGGGTCCATCCGTTTGCCGATGGGAATGGGAGGACGTCCAGAGTTGTAATGAACTGGATACTGATGAAGAACGAATTTCCGATGTTTTACATAGAGCTGAGGGACAAGATGAAATATTATGAAGCGGTCGAAGAAGGGGACAAAGGCAATGATGAGGCGATAGTGCATTATGTTGCAAGGGTGCTGATGGAGCAGCTGAGTCAAAAGGTATCGGGACCTAATTTATAAGGGACGTATATGGATGGAACTAAAAGATCGAATATCAAGCCCGGGATAAGGGTGGCAATTGTGCTTAAGAAGGATCAGCGCTCAGGAAAGCTAACCGAGGGTATAGTTAAGGACATTCTCACGAATTCCGCAAAACATCCCCATGGGATCAAAGTCCGCCTTATGTCAGGCGAAGTCGGAAGAGTGAAAGAAGTTCTACGGTAGGATATCCCGATTTTCATAATATCGATTAAAGGATAATCCGGAATTGGTTAATTCGATCTTGGCCATTTTAGCACCTTTAAAATGATAGGCACATTTAAAACTATAGGTTAAATAGTTGATTAATCAACTATATAGTTGATAAAGCGACATTTGATTAAAATGCTTAACGAAGCTGAATTAAGAATACTCTCTGCCTTCTTCCCAGAGTTTGTAGTTGATTGAATGTGATTAATTATTCACCATTAAAGCGATTTTTCCAACAGCAGGATGCCGTTTCTTTTCGTGCGTTTCATAAAGAACAATAGTAATCTCTTATTTTCTTAGCCATTAGCAATCTTCTTTCCGTTAAAAACTCATCGTAATTATCAACATCCATTGCAACAATAGTTTCAGGTATGCAATTCATCGTTAAATTTTCTTTAAGGGATTGGGAAGTACCTATACCGCCATATTTTAGCTCGCCGCCATTGCACTGTTCTCTTAACGTATCAAAATATATCTTCGGTGCTTTATTGCCTATCTGGACATTTATCTCTGATTGCATATAAACATAGTTAGCAATCTGGTTGTATTGCCATCTTTTCAATCCACTTTTCTTTAGGTAATCTCTGGGAAATACGTGATGTATGTCTCCCCTATGAGAAATTAAATCTTTCACTGTTATGTCTTTTGATAAAAAGCCTTTATCATTTGATTTTACTTGTGCAGCTAAATAGACATTAAAGTTAGGACTACTTGACACAGAAGTATTGAGATTCTGTACTAAGGCGGCATCCCAAAAAGCATCAGATAAGTCAGCATTTTCAACGCTTTTAAGATGTTCTTCAAAGTCTTTACTTGAAATGTTTTTTATATCAAAATCAAACATAGATTCTGGAGAACCAGAGTATCTACCAGTCAGAATTGACAAAACAAACCATTTACGCACATATGTTTCTATCTCGGCAGGATTATAGTTCTGGGATTTTAGTTTGAGATACAGCATATATGCAAAGTTTAGGGCGTTTTGTGAGCGGATAAGCTTAGGAGAAATGAACCCTGCTGATTTAATTATCATTAAGAACCTCTTGAAATTGGTCTCATTAACGAAGTTTAGTATGCCTTTTTCAAGAGTGGCAAATGATTCCTTCGCTATTTCTTCTTCGTATGTCCTTGTCTCAAAATTCCTACCTGAGAGTAAACTAACCAAATCGGCTAATTTTCCTCTATTAAATTCGGATGTGAAAGCCACTCTCAATAAATCGTTATAATCAGGGTCATATAGGTCTTCTTTTTCGTTTCGTAACCATGACATCTTTTGGAAGTAGTTTGTGGTGGTAAACTCCTTGTCTACTTCAGTAATATGGGAGTAGAATTCAGGAGCAACTGCCAAATGACAGAAGTAGTCAATAAACTTTCTAAGAGTTGGGCCACCGTAACTTTCATTCGCTGCAATTTTCGACATAGCAAAATCTGCTTGGCTCAACACAACCCCTTGTGAGTTAATTCGTATGAAAATTTCTGTTACAGTTTCGATATCCAAGTCAGAATCCAACTCGATTAATCCAAGTTGTTTTTGTGTTATTTTCCTTAGATATTCTATCTTGTCAAAAATGAATTTACGGTCAATATTCTCATTTTTGGAGCAATATGTTTCGACTAAATTAAATACGTCCACATCTCCAGAAATTATTTTAGATATATCTGGCAGCCAGCTACTATCTCGCTCAATGGCTGTGTTAAGCACCTCAAATTTTTCTTTTAAAGGGTTAAAAGCTATTTTTATTTTCACTCTTTTATACTCTTTATCAATTACATGGTCTCCCAAAATCGCAGCAGTGAGTGCCGTTACACGTTGTTGTCCGTCAATAAGGATTTTCTTACCCTCTGCGGTAGTACCATCTTTTAGTTTTACATTTGGGTTACGCCAGGCAATTAAATAACCTATTGGATATCCCTGGTATAAAGAATCCATTAAATCTCTCACCTTTGTTGCATCCCAAACAAAAGGTCTTTGAATTTCGGGTATTGCTATCTCGCCTGCTTTTACCCACGAGAGAATCGTTTCTACCAAATGTTGATTGACTGAATACTTCTGCGTTTTCATCTTTTAATCACTTTTCTTTTAATCACTTTATTAGAATCAGTTCATTAAAACTTTTCTGGTATAGGTTCTTCAACCCCACCACCTTATTATTTCGACATCGAACGGTTCGAACACGAAATATTTAAATAGTTGTTCTGATACTACATAGCATCATGTTGGGTCCCTGGAGATTTTCGTCCCATAATGGAAAAGGAAGAGGTTTGCTTACCCTGTTTGTTCTTCACTCTCTGAACAAAGAGCCCAAGTCAGGCTATGGCTTGCTCAAGGAGATGGAGCAAAAGACCAAAGGATTATGGGTGCCGAGCAAGGGCACTCTTTATCCTATTTTGAGACAGTTGGAGGATGAAAAGCTGATACAGGTGGTTGAAAAAGGAAAGCGCTCCAAAAATATCTTTGAACTAACCCCCAAAGGAAAAGAAACGCTGATCGGCATAAGGGAGCACAGGAGGGAATCGAGAGAAAAACTTTTCCAGTTTAAAAATCTGTTTGTTGACATCTTCGGGGAAGAAGGGGAAGACGAAATAACAACGAAGGGCTTGATTTTTGATATGAGGAATATCATAGCTCACCTGCCTCCGGACAAAAAGAATCAAGCTGTTGCAATCCTCGAAAAATGTCTTGAGGATTTAAAGGGGATTCAGTGAATGTTTGCCATAAAGGTTGAAAACCTGACTAAAGAATTTGATGGGCTCATCGCAGTCGATAACGTATCCTTTGACATAGGAGCAGGGGAAATTTTCGGCTTGCTCGGTCCCAACGGGGCGGGCAAAACCACCATACTCTCCATGCTTTCGACGATATTGAAGCCGACCTCTGGCACCGCCGTCGTGAATGGCATGGATATACTGAAAGACGAGGACGGCGTGAGAAAATCCATCGGGATCGTTTTTCAGGACCCTAGCTTGGATGAGGAGCTGACCGCCTACGAGAACATGGATTTTCACGGTCGCCTTTACCGCATCCCCAAAAACCTACGCCAAGAAAGGATAGAGGAGCTTTTGAAACTTGTCGAATTGGAAGATAGAAAGGACGGGCTGGTGAAAACGTTTTCCGGCGGAATGAGACGCCGCTTGGAAATAGCGAGGGGCTTGCTGCACCATCCGAAAGTGCTGTTTCTGGATGAGCCCACCCTTGGCCTGGACCCGCAAACAAGAAATCGCCTCTGGCAGTATATCGAGGACCTGAACAAAGAGAAGGGCATAACCATCATAATAACGACCCATTACATGGATGAAGCCGACAGGCTTTGCGATAGGGTTGCAATAATAGATATGGGAAAGATCATCGCCCTGGACACTCCGCACAAATTAAAAGAAGATCTGGGCGGGGATGTTATTACCATAAAATCCCCTGATGCGGATAAAATTTATTCTAAGATTAAAGTCTCTTGGGTTAAACATATTGAGAGCAATGATGGCTTTGTCACAATTAACCTGGAAAATGCAGAAAAACATATTACTGAAATCGTTAATCTCTCGTCTCGTAATGATATTGATATTGAGTCCCTTTCCATTCACAAGCCCACCCTTGAAGACGTCTTTTTGAACTTTACAGGCAAAACCATAAGGGACCAAGAAGTCAACGGCAGAGAACACATGCTAATGCGTCGGAGGTTATGGAGGAGGAGATAACAGTGGATGTAGTGTACACCATCTGGCTAAGGCACATCAAACGTTATATTCGCTCCAGAAGCAGGATCGTTGGTAGTCTGGGAATGCCCCTCTTCTTTTTGCTGGTACTGGGTTTCGGGCTTAACTCAGTTGTCAACCTTCCAGGTATGGGGCAGGATTATATGGGATTTCTCATTCCAGGAATAATCTCTATGAGCGTCCTATTCACCTCGGTGTTCTCAGGCATTCAAATAATCTGGGACAAGCAGTTTGGGTTCCTGAAAGAAACGTTGGTTGCGCCCGTCTCAAGAATGGAGATCATGCTGGGTCAGACGCTGGGCGGTGCAACAACCTCACTTATTCAGGGGCTTATCATACTTGTTTTCTCATTGTTTTTGGGATTGAGCATATCAAACCTATATGGATTTTTCGTTGCATGTGCATTTATGGTGCTTATAGGACTTTCTTTTACTGCTTTTGGCATAGCGATAGCCTCAAGAATGGAGGATATGCATGGCTTTCAGCTCATTATGAATTTCGTGATCTTTCCCCTCTTCGGGCTTTCAGGGGCACTATTTCCTCTGAATAGCCTACCATCTTGGATTAAGCCCCTTACATTGATGGACCCATTGGCCTATGGCGTTGAAGGCATAAGATACGGCCTGTTGGGAACTTCTCAGATAAACCCCTATTTTTGTTGGATCGTGCTGGCCGGATTCACCATTTTTATGATGACCTTCGGCTCTTATCTGTTTAGAAAAATTCAGATATGAGGTTTTTGGAGAGCCCGCTCTACATTAAAAGGCTTCAAATGTTAGAAAGCTAGCAGAGCTATCTTTAAATATCGGCATCAAGAATATTTATCGTTCATCATGTCAGTCGTCGGGTATGTGGATTACAAGCAGAGAGAATTTTGTAACGATGTGATGTGTCCTGTCCAGTTGGCTTTGAACGCCCAAAAACGGGACTCCGAAGAATATCAAAAAATGAGGCAAACCTGTCAAACCGATTGCAAATTTACCACCTGGCAATTTCATCATTGGCTTATTGAAAAGGGTTATTTAATCGTTAGACCTGAAGACTAAAATACCATAAAATAAAACATGTGAAGGAGATGTGGATAATATGGATTGGGGTATGGAAAACAGGCTTTCAAGGCTAATTCAACCTGATGGTAGGGCTCTTTTTTTGCCCATAGATCACGGATATTTTCAAGGACCGACACGTAAATTAGAGGAGCCAGGCAAAACGGTTGAACCCCTGCTACCTTATGCAGATGCCATCATGCTTACAAGGGGAATACTGCGTACGTGTGTGGATCCCATGAACTCCAAACCGATTATTCTCAGGGTATCCGGTGGCACGAGCATGGTCGGAGAGGACTTGGCTAATGAGGGAATTATCACTTCCGTGAGAGATGTCATCAGGCTCAATGCGAGCGCAGTGTCTCTTTCCATCTTCGTTGGCAGCAAATACGAGCATGAATCGCTGCTAAATCTTTCCAACCTGGTTAACGAGTGCGAGGAGTACGGCATTCCAGTGATGGCGGTCACAGCCGTGGGTAAAGAGCTGGAAAAGCGTGAGGCACGATATCTTGCTTTATGTTGCAGGATTGCTGCCGAGTTGGGCGCAAGGGTGGTAAAAACGTACTATTGTAAAGAAGGTTTTGAAAAGGTGGTCCATGGCTGCCCCGTACCGGTGGTTATCGCTGGTGGGCCTAAGGTGGAGTCCGAGCTGGAGGTCTTCGAGTTTATTCATGACGGCATCCAGAAAGGCGCCATAGGCGTAAATTTGGGAAGAAACGTATGGCAAAATGAACACCCGGTAGCAATGATCAGGGCTATTCGATCCATAATTCATGAAGATTGCACCCCGAAAGAGGCGCATGATTTGTTCAACAGCCTTAAGAAGGGCAAGCAGTAGTTAATAATGCGCACGGAACGACTGAAGGCCACGTGCCCGACCATAAATACTCCATCAAAGGTGTTTGGGTGAAGGAGTAATAAAATGTTGTGGCGATACAGGCGAATAAAGCATGGCAGAGATAAAGACCTAAGCAAGATAAAGAGTCCTTTAGATAGTTTAGGTGTGAAGAGGTGAAAACGAAGAAATAGTTCAGATATAACACCAAAATGGAATGATATACGAACCAAGTTCTGATATAAGGAGTTATACGCAATGTTCTCATCAATATAAATGGAGGGTAATACAATGTGGCATCTGGATGACGAAACTAAATACGTGAAAGTGCACTCGTTTACTTTGCCTGAAGCATTTACCTATGCGGATACAAGAGAGGGCCAGACTGACAAGGATAAAAGAGAACGTATCCGAGCCAAAGCTGCTGAAGATTTTCCTAATAACATTCCTCCTGTTAAATGGTGGGCATTTCGTATCTCTGTCAAAAAATCGGGCAATAGGCCTTTCGATATTGAAAACGTTCCCAAGCTTATTGTAGATGCGTTCTGCGAATGGCAAATTCAGAAAGATGCGTCAGAGTATATAAAACTAGGTCTCTTTGAAGATGATACTATTGATTTCGTGAGGGTAATTGAAGTTGGTGGAATGCGGAGTCAAGAGGAGAACACCACCCAAGTGGAGATCTTCGGATGCAAGTAAGAAGAACACAGCGTATAACACAGCATAAAAGGTTCGTGCCTTACGGCACTCACCCAAATCCTTCACTCATACTCAGGACTTCCTTTATGCTGAAACCGTTAGGCGAAAGTATCTCCAATTAATGGAAGGGAACTAACATGACCAATTTAAGGACGCTCAAATACCTGCTAAATTACAATGATTTGACAGATGATTGGAACCTTTCCTATGGTATCACAAAAAACCGAAGCGATGCACTACTCACCAGTCCTAAACATTCCTTTTTTAATCCACTTTCAGAAACAGCGCTAACACTATTCTTACTTGGGAATATAGACGGATGGAAGCAAATTGGAACACTAAATATTTTCCCAAGAGATAAGGATTCTAAATGGAATAAAACTTTTTTTGATAATATTCGTTCATCCATAAATATTTTCAATAATATCCCCTCAAGAGATAATTTATGGCTTTATAACAGAGAATTTAAAGAGAAAATTTTCGGGAGTGATGAAATAGACATCCACAGATCAATTCTTTTGTTTGAATTCGAAATGATGAATAGTGCCTTTCATCCCGTGCAACGTAAGGCATTTAAAGATCTTTCTTTCGTTGCTATTAGAAATATGAGAAAATGGTCTAAGTTTGATGCTGTGCTTATAGTACCCAACGAGAAATTATTTATTTTCTTTGAATCAAAATTAACCAGCGATATCTCTCAAAATACAAAGAAATATCCATATATCAATCAAATTATGCGAAATCTTGAATCTGCTTTTCTTTTAACTAATCATCGAAACAGTCTCTACAAAGATTGGAAATTTAGATATGTTTTCATATGTCCAAGAAAAATTGATCAATATAGGTTGACGCGTTATTCTTGGGTATTAAATTCTATTGAGAAAAGTATATCTATTTTTAGGGAAATTATAAACAATGAGTATGAATCTTCAATCAATAAAGAATGCTACTCGGAATTTGAATTATTCGCAAGGCAAATTCCTAGCTGTATTATCAAAGTTTATTGGGATGATATCGGCAACATATTAGAAAGTAAAGACCGAAAATTTTTCAACAATTATCTTGACCGTTTAGAAGGTGCAGGTTTAGAAGAAGAAAAAATCGAAAACATAAAGGAAAGATTTAGAAAGGTAGGAATGAACGTCAGTTAATATGCACCAATATAAAATAACGATACCTTCGCCTAACAGATCGTATCTGGCTTCGTGCTTTCGGCACTCCGCCCCAATTCCTCGCTACGCTCGGAACTTCAGATACGCTCAGCCGTTATCTGCAATTGCGGGCAAAATAAGGGAAGAATACGGAGGGTAACTGTACGCACATAAGATGAGGGTCATAACTTGTTACAGGAGGCTGTTATATGCCTTGGGATGTTTTTATATGCTATGCGAGTGAGGACAAAGAATCTCTCGTACGACCGCTTGCTGACGAGCTACGTCGTAGAGGTCTATCGGTTTGGTATGATGAGCTTTCACTCACAGTCGGCGATAGTCTACGAAGATCGATAGATCGTGGTTTAGCGCAATCTCAATTTGGCATCGTTGTGCTTAGTACGCACTTTTTTAAGAAGGAATGGCCACAAAAAGAAGTGGATGGTTTAGTCACTCGTGAAACAGGTGGAGTCAAAGTTATACTACCAGTTTGGCACAATATTGGGAAGGAAGAGGTTGCCCGCTACTCACCCATGCTTGCTGATCGTGTTGCTGTATCCACTTCTAAAGGCTTGGAATATGTTGTTACTGAGCTGTTTCGGGCTATCCAACAAAGTAAGAAAGGGAAATCCGATACCCCCGAAGTGCAAAACTCAGCCCATCTAGAAGCTTCTTTCCACGTAGGAAATGAAGCCAATTTGATCGGAACCATAGAGGATATAGAAGCAACTGTAGATGAAGCCTTATATAGGATTGAACAAGGTTATGATCCACCATTTACAATAGAGATTGCTGCGGTAGACAATGTTAGTCGCGAGTTTGCTGAGATAAGTCAGAAAGTCTCCCCGTCACCTGAAGATCGGAGAGAAAGGATCCATCTAAAAAAAGAATTAGATCGGCTTCTTGATGCCAGAGATCGCGTTAAGCGCGGGGTATTATACATCCTTTGTGAACAGTCTCTGAAGCCTTACACATCTTCGAGTAGGAGAATCACTAGATGTATTATGGGATACTTTTGGTTGTTTTCTAGGGAGGCGCATACTCCTTTTAACCCTTGGAAGCTTGGCTTTACAGGGTATGACCTATATCGATTCCGTTCACCCAAGTTGTCTACTACCATCTGGCTGAATCAAGAAGAGGATGCCTTGGTAAGCAAACTAGATCCAACAGGCATAACTTTTCAAATGGAAGCGCGATGGACTGTCCTTGAATTGCCAGACGATGTGTTACTATATAAAGCAATCCCGCAAATTGTCTGTGAGGTAATAAAAGCTAAGGATAGACAAATTGAAAATCCTCATGGAGACAATCTGTTGGATTTATCCAAATGGTATTTCGGGTTGCACTGACACGTGGGAGTGGAGTGATAGTCAAACTCTCAAATATCATTTTGAAAGGATATGCCCGCAACAGCAGATAACACAGCATATACGCTGCTGGCTTCGCCCTTGCCCTTCGGGACATTGCTCCCTTCGGTCGCAACATCGTATATGCTAGGAGCGTTATATACAATCGGCTTCGGGACGCAAGAATTATAAATTAGTTTAATTTAAATAAATATACGGTGGGTGTAAAAATATAGGTTTTGGAACATAGGTAGATTTAAAAATGCCAGGTATATGAAGTCAATAATGCTGTTTTTCTTTTATTTTAATGATCCAACTTTTGTTTTAGCAGCAATCAAATAAAAAATAATTCTGTTGTATCTTTCTCTCTGGTTACGATACATTTAAATAAAAAACGATATTACCCCTCATTAAAAATAACGGGGGCAATTAGATATGAATTGGTTATTGACAATAGCAGTAATAATAGTGCTGATATTTGTCGGCATATTACTTTGGTTATGGAGCTTTTACAACAGAATGATTAGATCTGAGAATCGCATAGATAATGCATGGGCACAAATCGACGTACAACTTAAACGAAGAGCGGACCTCATCCCAAATCTGATGGAAACCGTCAAAGGCTACATGAATCATGAGCGTGGAACCCTTGAGGCTGTTACAAAAGCGCGGGCTTCTATAATGAGTGCGAAGACGCCACAGGAAAGCATGGATGCAAACAATATGTTAACCGGAGCATTGAAAACACTTTTTGCTGTTGCAGAAAGTTATCCTGATCTTAAAGCAAGTCAGAACTTCCTGAGTCTTCAAGACGAATTGACACATACCGAAGAGAAAATAGCCTATTCAAGACAACACTTCAACGATTCAGTATTAGTATTTAACAATACCATAGAGACGTTCCCCGGAGTGGTATTTGCTAAAAGAATGGGCAAAAAAGAAAAGCAGATGTTACAAATCCCGGAAGCATCCAGAGAAGTACCGAAA
Encoded proteins:
- a CDS encoding Fic family protein; the encoded protein is MVYLEKIERGSKTYYYLTKNFRVSGQGWKKLRKYVGGNPPSKEQTKKAIEEIEADALKKGLLKPLSKYAYLSDEEAEKLQDLKEVFNEWRGKLSAVEKRKYEEDFVVRFTYNSNAIEGNRLSLRETSMILTENMIPAGVAPNDYNEAVNSKHCYEFMKRYAGEFNQKFLLKIHELLTRNTDCEIVGSYRDYEVRISGSEWIPPTHKKVREEMRKVFQWYYSARKKLHPVELGSILHNKLVRVHPFADGNGRTSRVVMNWILMKNEFPMFYIELRDKMKYYEAVEEGDKGNDEAIVHYVARVLMEQLSQKVSGPNL
- a CDS encoding YwbE family protein, with translation MDGTKRSNIKPGIRVAIVLKKDQRSGKLTEGIVKDILTNSAKHPHGIKVRLMSGEVGRVKEVLR
- a CDS encoding DUF262 domain-containing protein, whose translation is MVETILSWVKAGEIAIPEIQRPFVWDATKVRDLMDSLYQGYPIGYLIAWRNPNVKLKDGTTAEGKKILIDGQQRVTALTAAILGDHVIDKEYKRVKIKIAFNPLKEKFEVLNTAIERDSSWLPDISKIISGDVDVFNLVETYCSKNENIDRKFIFDKIEYLRKITQKQLGLIELDSDLDIETVTEIFIRINSQGVVLSQADFAMSKIAANESYGGPTLRKFIDYFCHLAVAPEFYSHITEVDKEFTTTNYFQKMSWLRNEKEDLYDPDYNDLLRVAFTSEFNRGKLADLVSLLSGRNFETRTYEEEIAKESFATLEKGILNFVNETNFKRFLMIIKSAGFISPKLIRSQNALNFAYMLYLKLKSQNYNPAEIETYVRKWFVLSILTGRYSGSPESMFDFDIKNISSKDFEEHLKSVENADLSDAFWDAALVQNLNTSVSSSPNFNVYLAAQVKSNDKGFLSKDITVKDLISHRGDIHHVFPRDYLKKSGLKRWQYNQIANYVYMQSEINVQIGNKAPKIYFDTLREQCNGGELKYGGIGTSQSLKENLTMNCIPETIVAMDVDNYDEFLTERRLLMAKKIRDYYCSL
- the lsrF gene encoding 3-hydroxy-5-phosphonooxypentane-2,4-dione thiolase, giving the protein MDWGMENRLSRLIQPDGRALFLPIDHGYFQGPTRKLEEPGKTVEPLLPYADAIMLTRGILRTCVDPMNSKPIILRVSGGTSMVGEDLANEGIITSVRDVIRLNASAVSLSIFVGSKYEHESLLNLSNLVNECEEYGIPVMAVTAVGKELEKREARYLALCCRIAAELGARVVKTYYCKEGFEKVVHGCPVPVVIAGGPKVESELEVFEFIHDGIQKGAIGVNLGRNVWQNEHPVAMIRAIRSIIHEDCTPKEAHDLFNSLKKGKQ
- a CDS encoding PadR family transcriptional regulator → MLGPWRFSSHNGKGRGLLTLFVLHSLNKEPKSGYGLLKEMEQKTKGLWVPSKGTLYPILRQLEDEKLIQVVEKGKRSKNIFELTPKGKETLIGIREHRRESREKLFQFKNLFVDIFGEEGEDEITTKGLIFDMRNIIAHLPPDKKNQAVAILEKCLEDLKGIQ
- a CDS encoding class I SAM-dependent methyltransferase family protein; protein product: MRSSCVKVPKSNSETFRKKLIKIGAVDTSLKIKSDDRFLYIPIVNESLAPAGADVTLEQFDAVQKPKSIEEILGFSPSYEIIGDIAILQEGSIDVGEAILKVHKNVKTVLVALSPVEGEFRVRRYRVLAGENRTETVYREYGCIYALDLQRVYFSPRLATERARVAALVGPKETVIDMFAGVGPFSVLIAKRAKHVVSIDKNPDAILFLSKNVALNSITNIRVIRDDVHEVSSHLKGQGDRIIMNLPHNAREYLDDALVMAKPTATVHYYDIQPENSFEEALETIREATTRNGRKINVLGIKKVRSYAPKSYNICVDFQVMQDQNS
- a CDS encoding ATP-binding cassette domain-containing protein gives rise to the protein MFAIKVENLTKEFDGLIAVDNVSFDIGAGEIFGLLGPNGAGKTTILSMLSTILKPTSGTAVVNGMDILKDEDGVRKSIGIVFQDPSLDEELTAYENMDFHGRLYRIPKNLRQERIEELLKLVELEDRKDGLVKTFSGGMRRRLEIARGLLHHPKVLFLDEPTLGLDPQTRNRLWQYIEDLNKEKGITIIITTHYMDEADRLCDRVAIIDMGKIIALDTPHKLKEDLGGDVITIKSPDADKIYSKIKVSWVKHIESNDGFVTINLENAEKHITEIVNLSSRNDIDIESLSIHKPTLEDVFLNFTGKTIRDQEVNGREHMLMRRRLWRRR
- a CDS encoding ABC transporter permease produces the protein MEEEITVDVVYTIWLRHIKRYIRSRSRIVGSLGMPLFFLLVLGFGLNSVVNLPGMGQDYMGFLIPGIISMSVLFTSVFSGIQIIWDKQFGFLKETLVAPVSRMEIMLGQTLGGATTSLIQGLIILVFSLFLGLSISNLYGFFVACAFMVLIGLSFTAFGIAIASRMEDMHGFQLIMNFVIFPLFGLSGALFPLNSLPSWIKPLTLMDPLAYGVEGIRYGLLGTSQINPYFCWIVLAGFTIFMMTFGSYLFRKIQI